In Dromiciops gliroides isolate mDroGli1 chromosome 4, mDroGli1.pri, whole genome shotgun sequence, one DNA window encodes the following:
- the LOC122725601 gene encoding cornifin-like — MSSQQQKIPCTPPPQVHQQQVKQPCQPPPQEPCAPKVPEPCHPKVPEPCHTKVPEPCHPKVPEPCHPKVPEPCHTKVPEPCHTKVPEPCTTKVTPPPAQEKCPQVPKTKQK; from the coding sequence ATGTCTTCTCAGCAACAGAAGATACCctgtaccccacccccccaagttCATCAGCAGCAGGTGAAACAGCCCTGCCAGCCACCTCCTCAGGAGCCATGTGCCCCCAAGGTGCCGGAGCCTTGCCATCCCAAGGTGCCAGAGCCTTGCCACACCAAGGTGCCAGAGCCTTGCCATCCCAAGGTGCCAGAGCCTTGCCATCCCAAGGTGCCAGAGCCTTGCCACACCAAGGTGCCAGAGCCTTGCCACACCAAGGTGCCAGAGCCATGCACCACCAAGGTCACTCCACCTCCAGCCCAAGAGAAGTGCCCACAGGTCCCCAAGACCAAGCAGAAGTAA